Within the Bacillus pumilus genome, the region TTTGAGAAAAATGATATGTTTGATCCATTACAGATGGGGGAAGGTGTTCAAATAAAAGAAAGGAGCGTTTTATATGCCTTGGACGATGAATGATTATCCGGCTTCATTTCAATCGTTAGACCGCATTATTCGAAAAAAAGCACTTGAGATTGCTAATAAAATGATACAGGAAGGCTATGACGAAAGTAGAGCCATTCCAATTGCAATCAGTCAAGCGAAAGAATGGAAAAAGAACGCAACGGAGAAAGAGATCGAGGATTTCACAGCTCATGGTTCTGTGACGCCATCTAAAGACAGCAGCTCCGCAAGACCAGAACTTATGGATCATGCGCAGCATGTCGTCAAACACGAAGAAGGCTGGGCGGTTCAAACAGAGAAAGCAAAACGAGCAAGTGAGATCAAAGAAACGAAACAAGAAGCAATCGACCGGGCAAAGGAGATTGCCTCTAATAAAGGGACTTCCGTTGTTATCCATAGCAAAGATGGGAACATTCAAGACGTGTTAAAACCGCAATAAGACCGCCCATGAGCGGTCTTTTCTTATGCATTCTTTTCTTTTTTCGCTGGTGTTTTTCTTTTTTTAGGCGCTGCCTTTTTCGCTTTGGCTGGTTTTGATCGATCGATTGAAGCCTGAAGAGCTGCCATTAAATCCGTCACATTGGATGCCGGATCTTTTTTACCTGTCGTTTCTGGCTGAACGGTATGTTCTCCAGATATTTTATCTCCGATTAAATTCATCAGCTGTTCTCTGTATTCATCCTGATAGGCTGCTGGATCAAAAGTTGTGGTTAACTGTTCGATTAAAAGAAGGGCTGTATCTAACTCCTTTTTCACAATGTTTTCTTCTTGGGGGATATTCGGTACATCTGATACTTGTCTAATTTCATCTGGAAAATGAATGGTTTCCATCAGCAAAATATGTTCATAGCACCTAACGATCGCTAATTGCTCCTTTGAGCGGATCATAATCTTTGCCACACCAATTTTCCCCGATTCCTCTAAAGCTTTTCTTAATAATGAATATGCTTTCGCACCGCCGGTATCTGGTGATAAAAAATAACTTCTTTCATAATAGATTGGATCAATCTCCTCTATCTTCACAAAATCAATGATTTCAACGGCTTTTTCTTCATTTTCTTTTCGAAGTTTTTCAAGCTCTTCCTCGTCTAATTCAATGAATTTGTTTTTTGCATACTCGTACGCTTTTACAATTTGTTCTGGTGCCACCTCTTCCCCGCAGTTGGCACAAACCTTTTTATAGTTAATGGGCGTGTGACACTCTTTATGCAGCTGTCTTAATTTAATATCTTTGTTCTCTGTAGCGGTAAACAGCTTCACTGGAATATTGACTAGCCCAAAGCTAATGCCGCCTTTCCAAACCGTATGCATCGCGTCGCCTCCGTTCTTTTCTCCTTACTATGCAATGTTTTCGTCAGACTTATGTATGCGAATGAAAATTTCATCCCACTCTAAGAACACATCATATGAGGAAGTGACATGCACAAATGAAACCTATGCGATTAACGGCTGCACATGATGTTCCTACCGGTGCAGACTGGGTGTATGAATTAAAATATGACGGCTTTCGAGTCATTCTGACGTGGGATCAAAACGAAATTCATTTAGAAAGCAGAGCCGGAAAACGATTAAACGAACAGTTTCCCGAGGTGATTGAACAGTGCGAACAATTAAGGGATCATTTTGCTCCTTTATTACCATTGACGTTTGATGGAGAATTGGTCTTTTTGCTGGATGAACAACAAAGCGACTTTGCGAGGGTTCAGCAAAGGGGCAGGCTGAAAAACAAAGAGGCGATTAAGCTGCAGGCTGAGCGGTTTCCATGTCATTTGATCGCATTTGATTTATTAAGATGC harbors:
- a CDS encoding Ku protein yields the protein MHTVWKGGISFGLVNIPVKLFTATENKDIKLRQLHKECHTPINYKKVCANCGEEVAPEQIVKAYEYAKNKFIELDEEELEKLRKENEEKAVEIIDFVKIEEIDPIYYERSYFLSPDTGGAKAYSLLRKALEESGKIGVAKIMIRSKEQLAIVRCYEHILLMETIHFPDEIRQVSDVPNIPQEENIVKKELDTALLLIEQLTTTFDPAAYQDEYREQLMNLIGDKISGEHTVQPETTGKKDPASNVTDLMAALQASIDRSKPAKAKKAAPKKRKTPAKKEKNA
- a CDS encoding DUF2188 domain-containing protein; its protein translation is MPWTMNDYPASFQSLDRIIRKKALEIANKMIQEGYDESRAIPIAISQAKEWKKNATEKEIEDFTAHGSVTPSKDSSSARPELMDHAQHVVKHEEGWAVQTEKAKRASEIKETKQEAIDRAKEIASNKGTSVVIHSKDGNIQDVLKPQ